TCGCGACAGACGATGATGGCAAGGTTGAGGCCATCCGTGACGAAATCCAACCTTTCATGAGCGCGAACTGCTACCCAAACTGCCAAGAACTCAAAGTTTGATCCACTGATTCGATCACTCCAGACACAGTCGATCGAGGTGATCGGGTCCCGCAATCTTTGGCGTGTTGATCAACTGTTCTGAAAACTCAACGCGTGGAGCAAACGAGACGTTTTTCGTACCCTTTGACTTGACAAAGCCTTGCGTGGAAAAACGTAAACTTACCATTTCAAGGGACGGGGAGTTTCTGACACACGCCGATCTGGCACAGGAACAGAACCGCAACTGATTGCCGCATCAAACTCAGCTCAATCCAAACAGCTGGGTACAGAATAAGCTATGTTTTGACAGCGGGTGTCTTTCATGAGTGAGGAAACGTTATGGCTTATTGTGCTCGATGTCGTCGCTGGGTAGAGGTCGAGTTTGCTGACTTCTTGCGGCGAACATTTTGGTGCAACCACTGTCAACAGGTTACAAAAGTATCTCTTTGCAAAGTCCCATGCTGGGTACTGGGTGCAATCATTGTGATGGCCATTCGGACGATTTACTACACCTGATCCAGGCCACCGAAGCCGATCAAGAAGCGGCACCCCAATGCTTGTTCAGCGATCCGATTGTTCAGCTAAATTCGTGTAGGTACGACCTTTTGAGAGACTGTAGTAATTCGCGCAGGCTTTTCGGGCCTGGTCGGTAATCCATTTGGAATCTCGACCGTAATCGCCAAACCGATCGGGCCGAAGTGCAGTCAGATCTTGCCCGGGATCACCTTCGATAATCCAGCGACTCAACCAACGCCCCACCGCAGCAGATCCGGCGACTCCCATGGCACCACAGCCGGAGCCCACCCAGATTCCCTTCACACTTAAGACGGGTCCCACGACGTACTGACTGTCGGGAGTACAGGTCACCATACCTTGGCGATATTCCTCGATCACTAGATCGGCCAAGCGTGGAAATAGATCCTCAAGTCGCTGCCGTGCTTCCTCCATTAACTCGAGAGGGGGCTCAATATTTTTCGTGCGGAATCCAGCAGGCTGGGACGAAAGCTGGATCGCGAGAGGATCGGGATCAAAAAAACCGTAGAGGTAGCCGCCCTTTTCCGGCCGCAAGTAACAGCTTCGATCCGGTATTCGCACGACCGGATGTTCCGCGGGCATTTCTGGGTCGACAACCGTTCGCGCTTGCTGAAGCCGAATTGGCTGGATGGGCACCGAAAAGGCGGCAAGTTCCGCCACCGCGCGAGTCCAAGGTCCGGCAGTAATCACTGCAGCAGACGTTTCGATTTCACCTTGATTTGTAAGAACAGCGATTAATTGCTGGTCGCGGATTTCAAATCCTGTGACTTCGGTACCAAGTCGTATCTCGGCACCACAATCTTTTGCGGCAGCCGCAAACGCCTTTGCACATTGGACTGATTCCACATATCCGTCGTTTGGCAGATAAATCGCACCTTCGATTTGAGATTGATCGATCGACGGCGCGATTTGTGAGATCAAACGGTCGGACGCAAGTCGCACATCGATTCCGAGTTTCGCCGCCTGAGGCATTTGTGAAACAAAAGCAGCCAACCGTTGCTGATTCAGCGCTAGATGGAGACTACCGGATCGAAAAAAACCGGGGTCATGCCCCGTCTGCTGCTGAAAGTTCGAAAGCAATTCGAGCGTATAGCCAACTCCCTCAGCCATGAGTCGTGTGCCGCGCAGCTGGCCAACTTGGCCTGCTGCTTGCCGTGTCGTCTCATCGGCCAACTCGTGATTGCGTTCCAGCAACAGCACGGATCCCACCTGTCGCGAGCTTGCCAAATGGTAGGCCGTGCTGAGCCCCCAAATCCCACCTCCAATCACCACGACATTTTTCGTACCCATCCAGGGTCCTCCTCATCTTGCCCAAGGTCGCGGTGCGAAGCGAACAGCGACTTACGGTGTACGGCCTTACAGCGACATGACTCGATGACAGCTCGGTCCCGAGCATTCTACCAGGGCAGCGAAAATGTTTTCACATTGGTCATGAATTTCATGGCTTCGATGACCCCTTCTTTGATGCCCAATCCCGAATCCTTCAGCCCACCGAACGGCGAGCATTCGATGCGGTAGCCGGGCACCTGATTCACGTTCACGGTGCCGGTGCGAATCCCTTTAATGGCCTTGATCGCTTTGCCCATATCCTGCGTGACAACACCGCTTGAAAGCCCAAAGGCGGTCGCATTCGCCAATTCAATCGCATCGTCTAAATTCTTGACCGCCATAATCGGCGCAAGTGGCCCAAAGGACTCCTGCACGACCATGTCAGCATCACGTGGCACGTCGGCAATCACCGTCGGTTGCAATTGAGCGCCCTGGCGCCCACCACCGAGCAGCACTTGAGCTCCGGCTGCAACCGCATCGTCAACCCGTTGTTCGAGCACGATCGCCGCTTGCTCATCAATCACGGTTCCGACTCGCGTCTCACCATCCGCCGGATCACCGCACAGGTATTCTTTTGCTCTCTCGACAAAACGGCCTGTAAACTCTTCCAGGATCGCTTCATCAACAAGTAATCGCTTAACAGCTGTACAACGTTGCCCCGAATTCCGGAAGCAACCTTCGGCGGCCAGAGTCACTGCCAATTCAAGATCCGCATCATCCAGAATCAGCAAGGGTGAATTACCCCCCAATTCCAAACATAATTTTTTGTAACCAGCCGTCGCTGCAATCTGCTTACCAATCGCAGCACTGCCGGTAAAGCTAACGAGTTCAACACGTTCGTCACGAATCATCGGTGTAACAAAATCGTCAATTGGCCCTAACATGACGCTCAGCATCGGCCCTGGCAAACCGGCCTCGTAGAGCAATTCAGCAAACTTCACCGCGGTGAGGGGCGTCTTTTCGGAAGGCTTTAAAATAACGGGAACTCCAGCGGCAATTGCAGGAGCCAGCTTGTGAGCAACTTGATTTAAGGGATGATTAAAGGGAGTGATCGCAGCCATCAATTGCAACGGCTCGCGGGTGGTGAATATTTTACGAGGCTTGCCCTGCGGTGAAACATCACAAGAAAAAACCTGCCCGTCATCTTTCAACGCTTCCATCGCGGCAAACTGTAAGACATCTTGCGCACGCCCCACTTCGTAATGCGTCTCTCGCATACACAAACCCGATTCAAGTCGAATAAGGTCAGCAAATTCACCAGCCCGTTCTTTCAACAGACGTCGGGCCTGATCGAGAATCTCCGATCGCTGGTAACGCGTCAGCTCCGATGAAAAGGAGAGCATCGCACAAATGGCTTCCTCCAAATGCTGCTGAGCAAGCATGGGGATGTCACCCACCAGACTGCCGTCGTAGGGGTTGTGCACCTCAAGCTTTGAATCACTCTGAACGGCTTTGCCTGCCACATACGCGGGAACCGACAAGAAAGAACTGGGGGATCTGACATTGCTCATGCCATGACTCCGTTACACGTAAATTCAAACAGATCAAAATTCCGAGGATCACCGGCAAGTTTCGTCGCGTACTCATCGACAATCGGTTCGGAGATCAAAAACGGCACCATTTCCTCATACCGACCGCCGTGAGATCGCAACCCTCCTTCGAGATGCGACAGATCATGATCGGCCACTGTCCGACCAATAACGACGTCGCGTGCCGACATGACGACAAGG
The window above is part of the Pirellulaceae bacterium genome. Proteins encoded here:
- a CDS encoding FAD-dependent oxidoreductase encodes the protein MGTKNVVVIGGGIWGLSTAYHLASSRQVGSVLLLERNHELADETTRQAAGQVGQLRGTRLMAEGVGYTLELLSNFQQQTGHDPGFFRSGSLHLALNQQRLAAFVSQMPQAAKLGIDVRLASDRLISQIAPSIDQSQIEGAIYLPNDGYVESVQCAKAFAAAAKDCGAEIRLGTEVTGFEIRDQQLIAVLTNQGEIETSAAVITAGPWTRAVAELAAFSVPIQPIRLQQARTVVDPEMPAEHPVVRIPDRSCYLRPEKGGYLYGFFDPDPLAIQLSSQPAGFRTKNIEPPLELMEEARQRLEDLFPRLADLVIEEYRQGMVTCTPDSQYVVGPVLSVKGIWVGSGCGAMGVAGSAAVGRWLSRWIIEGDPGQDLTALRPDRFGDYGRDSKWITDQARKACANYYSLSKGRTYTNLAEQSDR
- the phnY gene encoding phosphonoacetaldehyde dehydrogenase, which produces MSNVRSPSSFLSVPAYVAGKAVQSDSKLEVHNPYDGSLVGDIPMLAQQHLEEAICAMLSFSSELTRYQRSEILDQARRLLKERAGEFADLIRLESGLCMRETHYEVGRAQDVLQFAAMEALKDDGQVFSCDVSPQGKPRKIFTTREPLQLMAAITPFNHPLNQVAHKLAPAIAAGVPVILKPSEKTPLTAVKFAELLYEAGLPGPMLSVMLGPIDDFVTPMIRDERVELVSFTGSAAIGKQIAATAGYKKLCLELGGNSPLLILDDADLELAVTLAAEGCFRNSGQRCTAVKRLLVDEAILEEFTGRFVERAKEYLCGDPADGETRVGTVIDEQAAIVLEQRVDDAVAAGAQVLLGGGRQGAQLQPTVIADVPRDADMVVQESFGPLAPIMAVKNLDDAIELANATAFGLSSGVVTQDMGKAIKAIKGIRTGTVNVNQVPGYRIECSPFGGLKDSGLGIKEGVIEAMKFMTNVKTFSLPW